The Toxorhynchites rutilus septentrionalis strain SRP chromosome 1, ASM2978413v1, whole genome shotgun sequence genome contains the following window.
tgatcaggtccAAAGTATATTGGCACCATATTTCACTCCACATAtcaaatgttggtcttgataagctctaaaagtcgttctaagacaattttgatgtagagtttgaaatttgaaagttagaacaaaaaaccgattttctctatctataaagataagaaagtttgaTTTTAGATTTCACCTAAAATTTTGGTcctcctatttttgacaacattgaaTCAAGCGCTCCATtatatgtaataactttatagaagacagtttttgtctagagaatgaaTATCATCCATAAAGTTGTTTTTAACACATTCTAACTGAGTTGCATTAAGAAGaccatgataaaaaaaatttttctctCAACTTTTATAAaccaaattctacatcaaaattgtcttcgtacgacttttagagttaATTTTGCAATGCATAACTTGTCAATTTTtttatcctactcaaagttattgctGCTTTTTCACCCGAAAACTCATGAATTCAATTTTAATGTACTCAAATAGAAACAATAGAATAGCTTTAAAAATCATACATTATGAAGAGtgaaatattttctttcaaatgccgccaataaacatttTATATGTTTGCCTCAGCAAAAATGACAAACCGATGAAGAAAGtatattttttggaagaaatatcaataactttgagtagagttgagatattggcaagttctgcatcgcaaaatgcttGTATTAGTTAGTTTTCAAAGCCTTTTGaaaacagtttgcatgtagaatttgaaatataaaagttcgataaaaaaagagttttttcatggtaaccctaacgcaacataggaaaaagcgctatatcggttatttcaagagatagaaaaaaacttcgttctacaaagatatctcaaataactggggctataacATTGTAGAACTATGTTCACCTCTATCAAGAAACATAAGaatgttatatttttatatttcatcgacaattttggtgaCCCTATTTTGGACAACATAAAAATTCAGTAACACCCTCcttcctacacccaaaattgattttgagcTCATGTttttcatcccgatttatgacattaaatgagacataacataacagaagatgtcatgactcacaaatactggtaagtatTTGTATacggtacagcaatataagattaatacgagcgagcgaaacaaaagacaaataaacttcccgcatactttgccacatacacggcccagaccgagatagatattgttctccttcatgcgctccttttttactcctAGAAAACGCTTccaaacttcattttataatcaggtgcaatattatcacgtattttctGAACAACTgccgaagcatcattagccatgtggatagtgtGGTCGTTGTTATCCGGAGTACGAAGTAAAGTCGCGACGGTAGACGTCCCAATGAACGATTTAAGAGTCAATTCGATGGGAGATATGAAAAACACATGCGATGTGGATATTGTATGCTTATAGAAAGTTCAGtggtaatttcaataaaaaaaaaaaagatagaaacAATTTTATAGCACTTGATCGATTGGTGATGGATCGTCCATGAATTTTGCACCACCAGTTGtgtagctttgcattccagccgaccttggttcgatccccattgacgtcgtatggactttttctattggcacaatcccaaatgaaatgagaaaagaaatcagaaagagGTGTCTGCACGTATACATACAAACTATTTTCATGCTTTTAAAACAgatcattatttgcgcatttgactctacagcacactaaatggcatcatttctgccaaagatgaaatgttttctgtcaacgctagtttgggtgtataacGCCAATATTTGGCTACGACTAAAGCTGCCTACGCTTGTGCTGTCGGATTTTTGGGCAGCACACGGAAGAAATTAGAatgcattttctttaaaaaatctcCATTCATAATCTGTCAGTTCAGTTTTGATCATTAGTCTTCATTCTATGATCAATTTGACTCCACCACTCCAAACTCCACCGGCGATTAATAGCGACCAGGAAACACGTTCCCCCTTCTTCATTAGAAAACTCATTTTCTCAAACTCATTCTGAGTGGtattaaaaattcgaaaacattTGCATACAGGAAACAAAGTTCGGGTTCAATGTTCAGTCATTCCAAACCAGCATTTTGTTGTGACCAAAACCAGTACTGACGCAAGCTTTATGCAAGCTCATACCAGTTGCATAATTCAAATAACGAAAGCCGACGATACGCAAGTAGTGATCAGCCCCCTGTGTGTACAATAGGAAATTATGTCAAAGTACTAATTAACTTTGATCGCGAATTTCAATTCACAATGCCAAATATAGCAGCTAATACGCTACTGTTGGCGAGTCAAGACGTCATTTTGATGCAATATATACACACGTACTTGACATTGTTCTAGCGGAAGATACGCTTTCTATCCACACAAtgaattttctcaggaaaaatCGCGAGAAACTTCCCACACACCGACAGTCGGTTTCAATTTTACTAGCAAAACAGCAGCGCGGAAATCAGTCCCATAAGTCGCACTAATCGACGAACCGGTTTGTGACGGCGTAAAAAGCCGGTTGTTATCGCGACGAgaaccgtacatcttccaaggttAGCTTTTATGCTGCAACAGCATCGCGGCTGACCAGTCGTCAACTGGTCATCCAATTGTAACGACAATTCACTTACGCACATTCTTCTTCCGCTTCGTTACAGAATAAAACACTtcttcacagttggaaaaatgtCGACGACCGAAGCGACGAGCCCCGGATCGGAGAATAAGGAAAATCCCAGCGTTCCGGAGACGACAAATGGTTCCGCCACCGAGGTACCCCATCCGAGTGAACCGAGTGGCTCACGTGACACCAAACGGGAAGCAAGCTGGCCGTCGGTGCTGTTTTACATCCATCTTAACATCTTAGGAATTTATGGCATTTTTGTGCTTTTTTCTCACACCTCAGCGATTACGTTCCTTTTTAGTGAGTGTTCGCAGCTGTTGATGGTTTCGGTAATTTATTCCATTTCACTCATTCGCATTCATATTCACAGCGTCATTGTTAACCTTATGTGGAATTTTGGGCGTCACTGCTGGGGCCCATAGACTGTGGGCGCACAAGACCTATCAGGCGTCCGCCCTGCTGAGATTCACCCTGATGCTGTGTCAAACTATGGCCGGACAGGTAGGTGTCATCATTCACACCAAACGTGACTTGAATCATGAAGAGCCATCTTTCTCCTCCAGGGTTCCATCTACGATTGGGTCCGGATGCACCGTCTGCATCACGAGAAATTCCGTACCGCGGACGATCCGTACTACAGCGACAAAGACTTCCTGCACGCACAGGTTTTCGCCAACATTCGCAAGTTCAGCCCTCGCCAGGAGCAGCTGCTCGAAAAGATCGACATGAGCGATCTCGAATCGGACGGAATCGCAATGTTCCAGAAGCGCTTCTACTGGGTCCTCTACCCGGTGCTGTTTGTCCTGCTGCCAATCAACGCACCGCTGGAATACTGGGGAGACACCGTGCAAGCTGCGATCTTCGTTGCTTTCTCCCTTCGCTATCTGCTAGTGCTGAACATTTCCTGGCTGATCAATTCGGCCCATTTCGTCTGGGGATTGGACAAAAACCATAAACAGAGTGACTCCAACATGGTGTTCGTGGTGACCAAGAGCTACTGGCCACAGTACCATTATCTGCTGCCGTTCGACTACCAAAGCGGGGAGTTTGGCAGCTACGGTGACAAACATGTATTTTTCAAACTAGCACCGGTAATTGACACTCGATTATTTATTTCAGGTTCCGGATGCACCACTGCCTTCATCCGTATCTGCGCCGCCATGGGAATGGCAACCAAGCTGCAAACCATGACCACCGAAGCCGTCAAGAAGGGTTTGACGATGGCCGTTGACAGTGGCCGGCCGATTGTGGACTGCCTGAAGCAGGCCGGAGCCGAGGATATGTGCAATCTGCAACGTGAACACTATCTCAAGAACGAAAGACTTCACTGAGGGAGAAACCAACGAGCCAACACGTTGAACTCCATTTTTTAGCATTAGCAATCGATAAACCCGAAAGGAGTGAGTAATTTATTTAAAAGATTTTTGTAACGAACACttatttttgagtaaaaaaaaagctgaattGCACCTACatagttttgtttatttttttttgtttctcaagAGAACTGTCCGCTCCAGCATCTCGGATTGTGTAACTCAGATCGTCAATAAGAAGGTATTGTTTTGAATGAAGTGTGGAGGAAAAGAAGTCAtacgcggtcgtgtcttggacatcgtcatcaaaaatgttttcaaatgagTTTTTTTAAGTTATGTCAATCAGTTTAAAAAAGTATTCTGATAAAACCTTATACCGTTTTGACGCAAATTCCGAACGCAAACCAAATTTACTGAACATCtagtaggggaaatggggggaatttgaaccttctaagcaaatcgcctattATTTaaaaaccaatacggtctaaaaaaaatatcacattgaatagagtagtgcggggcaaaggtacgcacggggcaaaagtgcgcattggcctttttgaagcaaacgagcataaaaatcgACCACAACGTATTCGTTTgaaacattattacaccagcagctcacacatataaacaagatacatttcatgaaagtggcaagaAGTGATGaggtaaaaaaagtttttcgatgttttgatctatttttttagttttggagatgacgattaacttatctaaaataactggaaagttcgaaactacactgtcaaggaaaccttcattctatagtagatgatagtgtgtttttgtgaaaaagttcaagagatttttttaaaaattggatGAGTTCAAAAATTGTTTGTGGGGCAAGGCAATTTTTTCAACAagatttttaacgggacccacaagaagaaaactgatttgaacaaatgcactccagaaatgctcaaatcgcccgacagaggcttcgggagggagtctcgaaacGTCGGATTGCAGCAgtcctcggtatttctgaatcagctctgaggaagaggctcatatcagaaagtgatttatgattagAATCCTCTTTCATTGACATTtgtacttctgctgggatgtgccggcgagtgagcagtctgaggatctggcgaaccactgcagggcactggacaaagctttctatggtatcactctcaaagatttacggcgtctggcctttgattttgcggaagccaacaactgccagcacgaattcaaccaagttgcaaaactggcaggaggAGATAGGGATtctagtgtctaaccaccatagaattatttattgcacccttaaacctccatatgcccaaattggtttcatttgcttgattaattctcgattagTAATCGGTCTCCCACCTTACTAatcatagatgtaagaaaattgtttatatatatatatatatatatatatatatatatatatatatatatatatatatatatatatatatatatatatatatatatatatatatatatatatatatatatatatatatcatttgtatggcaggcccccccaccctaagagaggggggaaggggtttctaaccaccattgaataatttattgcaccctaaaacctccacacggcaaatttcgtttcatttgcttcattatttctcgagaaatttagaaatttgtgtttcatttgcaagtTAGACATCCCCCGCCCCCCCTGGTGTACTGATAGATATTTTGATgatatttgtattgattaaacattGTTTTGATGCTGATATATTTTCATTTCGCGTTTGCATCTCGTTTTTAGTCCTTTACCGcgcgatttttgtttttcacgATGGCCTTCTTAGACTATTTCGCGAATAATCGGGGGTCTACTGTaataacaaaattgaatgtTGATGAAGAGAATAGTTCGGATGAATTGCGGATGAGTTGCGGATGAGTTCCGAGCCCTACAGCGCATGTGATAGTTTTAGTTGCGTGCTTTGCGAATTGTCATGAACTTTCAATTCGGTTTGTAGAGCACTTTCCAACGGATATACTGaaaattgggaaaaaaatatgagaATATTATTATTGAAGTTGCTTAATGTAAAACATATTCTCCATTCCATAACTATGGACCCACTAAATGTTTTGAGGAACCCTCCCCCAAACCACCAAACTTTCTCCAATATTAAGCAACGGCAATGGATCATCTAGATTTAATTTCTTCGACTCATTATACCTAAGTTATAATTGGATCGGAAAAATTTAATCTATTATCAGTAGTAAGGGCTTTGGTAAATATGTTTTCACATCAAACTCAGTTTTCAAATTCTCGTAATAACAATCAATTCCctttttcccaacctaatatagCTGCTCCGTAACATAATCACAAGTCCTCACGATGCGTTATACACCCCAGTGTATGCAACTGGGGAACGGCGTAACTACTGAAACTGTCCTCTTATAGGCCCAATCGTTCTAACGACAGTTATTTACTTGTTGTGGTGTTTATCCCATACTCACCTCGCCTGATGTATTGCATGCGATGTCACCATATATCAACTTTTATCACTTTCGTCGATCAACGCGATCGAAACTGACCGTCCAATGGAAATCCAATGGAAAAAGTGCTGAGATAACAGGGGTGAAATGTATGCttttctctgatttctctgaaATTAAGAAGAATGGTTTATATTATTGCTAAACAAATTGTAACTTCGTTATGAACACCTGGAGATGAAACATACATCGCCTGAGTGGCGTCGACTGGAGGGGCGGATCGTCTCCGGATATACGATTTAaggggtgcagaatgaaccgaatttttatgaagatactagctgacccggtaaacgttgttctgccatataaattatattttgactgttgaataaaaaataactaatgtattgcaatacatgtgtgttcaaatctttcaacgatctataaaattaattgattatgatcgatgaaggatagattccacgtggatatcgagcagatacgtgaagatttgaccgtgtattgcattggaccATGGGAACTTCTCGAACCTGAGTGTGATGTGAAGATGGAGATGAGATCTATGATGTACAGAGAAATGGACCGGATCGATCGGATCTCAGGATTCGTCTTTTGCATTCAGAAATCTGATCATTCGTGCtatgaatataaaatatataacatatataaatgttgtatacatccagcaacatgttggacgaaatacgtgtaattttgtaatagagcccatcaaagactgcatttcttttgtttgaacacacgtgctgtcgtttgaacaaaggctgtgtaggtgttactcatgatagcgtctcgctatcattcctcgaaccgcttctgttgattgtctcataggaatcgcaatcgttcgctctctacctttgcgaatatgttgaccatgggttattgacacagctcaagacatcctagaatgacgttgtcctgactgtgccaattcatcaaacgacacacataagaatccatcGAGGACAATCTTTTGTTTGTTCCTTCTCCTCCAACCagataatattaaaatattaattcaaaatgagtaatgatgttcctaataattaaagtaactgtggcgcattggatctacacatgtgctcttcaatcggttttttctcaggattgacgacaatagcgtgactgttattttgcataccgagcatgggtgtgattagaataatttcaataattcattgtgctcatccaaaaaggcttccagctcgccggcgatattcctagttttagtcgaattgaggttacttgcgtatATGTAGGGTTAAAtcgatgaagaggacgaagtgccatatggcattaaacaacgtaaataaattcgtcctgtttaaaaaacgaacgacgaatcaattatttggtatcgtttatataaaaatacatatatcgcgaaaaaaaatgagatgagggtgaaaattggttatatatggttataagttttttttttcaagccaaatttatgcaaaaaatacgataacaaagttattcagattttatttgcattggaccaccctaatcggtatcaaatataaagtaataggtatcctagcggtatcatatatagtttacgacctattctcatgcctatcaagttttttgagtataatatcattaaaatcggtcgagccgtttcggaggagtttgaccacgaacatcgtgacacgagaattttatatataagatattGAATAAATATGATTGATCTCATTACCGACAGGGGTGCAAATCGCCTCTTCTGCCCTGGATGcaaatgtatatatttttttgtggagAGGGATTAactcttccgccccgggtgtGAAGGATTTGCTCGACACTACTGCCCTTGATGAAGTTCTTAATTTCTAGTTATGGAATCATTTATCCGGATCTGATCCCTGCGAATTTCTTTATTTCCCCTACTCAAGAAAGACCTCAAAGGTGATCACAATACCTCAGACAATAAGGTAAAGCCAGCTGTCGAGTACTAGATTCAAGAATGTCAAGAAATCTTGGGAGaaatagggttggggaaaaagaaatgtcgtatttttttgatcgaaatttgacgctttatttaacatacttaaaattatccaatttaaatcaaatatgcgccgtttcgttcgcaaacttgttgccatttagaaggcaacttcattattccccccttataaaaccccccctacttatttgcaaaaaactcagacagccagttttcgtaagcctcttttgaggccaacttagtatcaccaagagcgttttgcatggaccggaagagatgataatcacttgtaGCCAggtacggtgggtgcaataagacatcccatccgagctcccgtagcttccggcgggtcatcaaagatgtgtaaggccgagcgttgtcctggtgaaaaacaacaccattcctattgatgatttctggccgcttctggtcaatcgcctgcttcgaacggtcaagctgctcacaatagagaaccgagttgagagtctggccatagttgaccAGCTCATAGTGTATGATTCCcatccaatcccaccaaacacacagcaaaaccttcctggtcgtcaatccgggcttggcgatggtttgggccggctcaccgcgcttcgactacgacttttttcgctttaggttgtcgtacgtgatccacttttcatcaccagtcaccatcttctttaaaaatgggtcgagttcgttccatttcagcagtgcattgcaggcgttgattcggtctaaaagatttttttgcgtcaactcgtgtggcacccatacatccagctttttttggaatccagtcttcggcaaatggttccaaactgttttatggtctatacctagttcctggccaatcgagcgagtggtcacatgccggtctacttggatgatttgaacgattttatcggtttccacaacgattggcctac
Protein-coding sequences here:
- the LOC129773370 gene encoding acyl-CoA Delta-9 desaturase encodes the protein MSTTEATSPGSENKENPSVPETTNGSATEVPHPSEPSGSRDTKREASWPSVLFYIHLNILGIYGIFVLFSHTSAITFLFTSLLTLCGILGVTAGAHRLWAHKTYQASALLRFTLMLCQTMAGQGSIYDWVRMHRLHHEKFRTADDPYYSDKDFLHAQVFANIRKFSPRQEQLLEKIDMSDLESDGIAMFQKRFYWVLYPVLFVLLPINAPLEYWGDTVQAAIFVAFSLRYLLVLNISWLINSAHFVWGLDKNHKQSDSNMVFVVTKSYWPQYHYLLPFDYQSGEFGSYGSGCTTAFIRICAAMGMATKLQTMTTEAVKKGLTMAVDSGRPIVDCLKQAGAEDMCNLQREHYLKNERLH